One Halomonas sp. THAF5a genomic region harbors:
- the flgG gene encoding flagellar basal-body rod protein FlgG, with protein MIKSLWTAKTGLESQQVKLDVISNNLANVNTNGFKQSRAVFEDLLYQNLRQPGAQNDVQNRLPSGMQVGTGVRPVATERLHTQGGLEQTGNSRDLAINGQGFFQVLMPDGTTGYTRDGSFQLDANGQMVTANGYPLEPAIIIPENALSVSIGEDGIVSVKQPGSAQSNEVGQITVSTFVNPTGLESIGGNLYTETTASGPRNEGIPGLNGAGRLSQGYVETSNVNVVEEMVSMIQTQRAYEINSKAVKTSDEMLARLAQL; from the coding sequence ATGATCAAGTCACTGTGGACGGCCAAGACCGGCCTGGAGTCCCAGCAGGTCAAGCTGGACGTGATCTCCAACAACCTGGCCAACGTCAACACCAACGGCTTCAAGCAGTCCCGGGCGGTGTTCGAGGACCTGCTCTACCAGAACCTTCGCCAGCCCGGCGCACAGAACGACGTCCAGAATCGCCTGCCGTCGGGCATGCAGGTCGGCACCGGCGTGCGTCCGGTGGCCACCGAGCGCCTGCACACCCAGGGGGGGCTGGAGCAGACCGGCAACTCCCGTGACCTCGCCATCAACGGCCAGGGCTTCTTCCAGGTGCTGATGCCGGACGGCACCACCGGCTACACCCGCGACGGCAGCTTCCAGCTGGATGCCAACGGCCAGATGGTCACCGCCAACGGCTATCCGCTGGAGCCGGCGATCATCATCCCCGAGAACGCGCTCTCGGTGAGCATCGGCGAGGACGGCATCGTCTCGGTGAAGCAGCCGGGCAGCGCCCAGTCCAACGAGGTGGGCCAGATCACCGTCTCCACCTTCGTTAATCCCACCGGGCTCGAGAGCATCGGCGGCAACCTCTACACCGAGACCACCGCCTCCGGTCCCCGCAACGAGGGCATCCCCGGTCTGAACGGTGCGGGCCGGCTCTCCCAGGGCTACGTCGAGACCTCCAACGTCAACGTGGTGGAGGAGATGGTCAGCATGATCCAGACCCAGCGAGCCTACGAGATCAACAGCAAGGCGGTGAAGACCAGCGACGAGATGCTGGCGCGCCTCGCCCAGCTGTAA
- the flgN gene encoding flagella synthesis protein FlgN has protein sequence MSLQRLLEQQQSRLGALTNLLDHEQAQLLNGTIDGTRLEEIAEEKARLLQRLEETETSRAKVQRKLGYADDASGARQAAEDAGCLAQWQATLDMAARTARLNERNGRLIGLRMAHNQQMLDYIHRIAEKSVYAADGRATIGQRRLNTSA, from the coding sequence ATGAGCCTGCAGCGCCTGCTCGAGCAGCAGCAATCCCGGCTCGGGGCCCTGACCAACCTGCTCGACCACGAGCAGGCGCAGCTGCTCAACGGCACGATCGATGGCACACGCCTCGAGGAGATCGCCGAGGAGAAGGCGAGGCTACTGCAGCGCCTCGAGGAGACCGAGACGAGTCGCGCAAAGGTGCAGCGCAAGCTCGGCTACGCCGATGACGCCAGCGGCGCCCGCCAGGCGGCCGAGGACGCCGGCTGCCTCGCGCAGTGGCAGGCCACCCTCGACATGGCGGCCCGCACCGCCCGGCTGAACGAGCGCAACGGCCGCCTGATCGGCCTGCGCATGGCGCACAACCAGCAGATGCTCGACTACATCCACCGCATCGCCGAGAAGTCCGTCTACGCCGCCGACGGGCGGGCCACCATAGGGCAGCGACGGTTGAACACCTCCGCCTGA
- a CDS encoding flagellar hook assembly protein FlgD — translation MASTIGSGVINGINGGAAGGASLSAKQSDELRNNFMTMLVTQLQNQDPLSPMKNEDMTAQLAQINTVSGIEELNESMAAITGQIDAGQTLQATGLIGKGVLVPGDRVLLNRGEAAEGEEAEVTTTPFGIELDQPADNVIVTITNQSGQVVNRYETGSARAGVESFSWDGQTSDGQAATDGAYRVSVEATRGDEAVPVETLNYAVVGSVTPPTDGGQVQLDLGAVYGRVGLSDIKQIL, via the coding sequence ATGGCGAGCACCATCGGTAGCGGCGTGATCAATGGCATCAACGGTGGCGCCGCGGGCGGCGCGAGCCTGAGCGCCAAGCAGTCGGACGAGCTGCGCAACAACTTCATGACCATGCTGGTGACGCAGCTGCAGAACCAGGATCCGCTCAGTCCGATGAAGAACGAGGACATGACCGCCCAGCTGGCGCAGATCAACACCGTCAGCGGCATCGAGGAGCTCAACGAGTCGATGGCGGCGATCACCGGCCAGATCGACGCCGGCCAGACCCTGCAGGCCACCGGACTGATCGGCAAGGGCGTGCTGGTACCCGGCGATCGCGTGCTGTTGAACCGGGGCGAGGCGGCCGAGGGGGAAGAGGCCGAGGTGACCACCACGCCCTTCGGCATCGAGCTCGACCAGCCCGCCGACAACGTCATCGTCACCATCACCAACCAGTCCGGCCAGGTCGTGAACCGCTACGAGACGGGCTCGGCCAGGGCCGGTGTGGAGTCCTTCAGCTGGGACGGCCAGACCAGCGATGGCCAGGCCGCCACCGACGGTGCCTACCGCGTCAGCGTCGAGGCCACCCGAGGGGACGAGGCGGTGCCGGTCGAGACCCTCAACTACGCCGTAGTGGGCAGCGTCACGCCGCCCACCGATGGCGGGCAGGTTCAGCTCGACCTGGGGGCCGTCTACGGCCGGGTCGGGCTCTCGGATATCAAGCAGATCCTCTGA
- the flgA gene encoding flagellar basal body P-ring formation chaperone FlgA, whose product MLRHRRSLRRLRHAARLLAMALLLAGPSHAAESAGDEVLLAKVNDFLLERAARPGDKAGDEVTVEVHPPRAALPTCPEPDIFLPRAADRPAGRVAVGVRCGDDGRVRYLQAEISVTGHYVTLAREVRAGETIRPADLTLVAGRLDRLPRQAVLDLDRAIGQQATRTLAAGQTLQRYHLRTRPLVRRGQQVVIEARGAGFRVTRNGEALAAGGRGERIRVRLAGREILEARIVGEGRLAVDF is encoded by the coding sequence ATGCTGCGCCACCGCCGATCACTTCGCCGCCTCCGGCACGCCGCTCGCCTGCTGGCGATGGCCCTGCTGCTGGCCGGACCGAGCCATGCCGCCGAAAGTGCCGGCGATGAGGTCCTGCTGGCCAAGGTCAACGACTTCCTGCTGGAGCGCGCCGCACGACCGGGCGACAAGGCGGGTGACGAGGTCACCGTCGAGGTGCATCCGCCACGGGCCGCCCTGCCCACCTGCCCAGAGCCCGACATCTTCCTGCCCCGCGCCGCCGACAGGCCGGCGGGTCGCGTCGCCGTGGGCGTGCGCTGCGGCGATGACGGCCGGGTGCGCTACCTGCAGGCCGAGATCTCGGTCACCGGGCACTACGTGACACTGGCGCGAGAGGTGCGTGCCGGCGAGACGATCCGCCCGGCGGACCTGACCCTGGTCGCCGGCCGCCTGGATCGACTGCCCCGCCAGGCAGTCCTCGACCTTGACCGGGCGATCGGCCAGCAGGCCACTCGCACCCTGGCGGCGGGCCAGACGCTGCAGCGCTACCATCTGCGTACGCGGCCGCTGGTCAGGCGGGGACAGCAGGTGGTGATCGAGGCGCGCGGCGCGGGCTTTCGGGTGACGCGCAACGGCGAGGCGCTGGCGGCGGGCGGCCGGGGAGAGCGGATCCGCGTGCGCCTCGCCGGCCGCGAGATCCTCGAGGCGCGGATCGTCGGCGAGGGGCGCCTGGCCGTGGACTTTTAA
- a CDS encoding flagellar basal body rod protein FlgF: MDRILYTAMSGARQSMEQQSVVSHNLSNVDTVGFRAQLHAMRAVPVQGDGALPTRVSVAASTPGADVAPGPMNRTGRALDVAMEGDAWLAVQAADGTEAYTRRGDLQVDSDGLVTSVGRPVIGEGGPIQVPLGAQLSVGSDGTLSAIAQGQGPDALVAVGRLKLVTPDEAGVVRGDDGLFRAPPGGDDAPAVLPADDEARLVSGALEGSNVSAVDAMVSMIDVARRYEMQTKVISTADENAQRANSLLSLS, translated from the coding sequence ATGGATCGCATCCTCTACACCGCCATGAGCGGCGCCCGGCAGAGCATGGAGCAGCAGTCGGTGGTCAGCCACAACCTCTCCAACGTGGACACCGTCGGCTTTCGCGCCCAGCTGCATGCCATGCGCGCCGTACCGGTGCAGGGCGACGGCGCCCTGCCTACGCGGGTCTCGGTCGCCGCCTCGACCCCTGGGGCGGACGTCGCGCCCGGCCCCATGAACCGCACCGGCCGGGCGCTGGACGTGGCGATGGAGGGCGATGCCTGGCTCGCCGTGCAGGCGGCGGACGGCACCGAGGCCTACACCCGGCGCGGCGACCTGCAGGTGGACAGCGACGGCCTGGTGACCAGCGTCGGCCGCCCGGTGATCGGCGAGGGCGGCCCCATCCAGGTGCCGCTGGGCGCCCAGCTCTCGGTGGGCAGCGACGGCACCCTGAGCGCCATCGCCCAGGGCCAGGGGCCCGACGCCCTGGTCGCCGTGGGCCGCCTCAAGCTGGTCACGCCCGACGAGGCGGGCGTGGTCCGCGGCGATGACGGCCTGTTCCGGGCCCCGCCCGGCGGTGATGACGCTCCGGCGGTGCTGCCCGCCGACGACGAAGCCCGCCTGGTCAGCGGTGCCCTGGAGGGCAGCAACGTCAGCGCCGTGGACGCCATGGTGTCGATGATCGACGTGGCGCGGCGCTACGAGATGCAGACCAAGGTCATCAGCACCGCCGACGAGAACGCCCAGCGTGCCAACAGCCTGCTCTCCCTGAGCTGA
- the flgM gene encoding flagellar biosynthesis anti-sigma factor FlgM: protein MKIDNLHPLPRAGQAEPRDESRKAEGTQRTQRQDAGPSATTHLSQGATDASQDIDTARVEELREAIREGRLDVRAERIADGLIASVQDLLSGEERGE, encoded by the coding sequence GTGAAAATCGACAACCTCCATCCCCTGCCGCGTGCCGGCCAGGCGGAGCCGCGTGACGAGAGCCGCAAGGCAGAAGGCACGCAGCGCACCCAGCGACAGGACGCCGGCCCCTCCGCCACGACCCACCTGAGCCAGGGCGCCACGGACGCCAGCCAGGACATCGACACCGCACGCGTCGAGGAGCTGCGCGAGGCCATTCGCGAGGGACGGCTGGACGTGCGGGCCGAGCGCATCGCCGACGGCCTGATCGCCAGCGTCCAGGACCTGCTGAGCGGAGAGGAGCGCGGCGAATGA
- the flgJ gene encoding flagellar assembly peptidoglycan hydrolase FlgJ, with protein sequence MSLNAPDTMGGQFALDVQGLERIKHSARQTPGEGLDAAARQFEALFVQMMMKSMRDAVPSSGLLDNRQTEYFQELLDKQWSQGIAERGVGLAERLTAQLEGRHGGATPSRDGELEALIAGIPRGTPRPLENALRPEESGEVETAAMPASFLDALQTTAPVDTASEPRDDRPAHVRDFLERLEAPARAASRASGVPAELILAQAALETGWGRHEIATPGGGNSHNLFGIKAGSTWRGETTEILTHEVIDGRRQAVRDRFRVYGSFEEAFTDYARLIGDNPRYAGVLSAGSADQAARALQRGGYATDPAYADKLIAVMDTLGPLAGDRTLASRGPVSPYAASY encoded by the coding sequence ATGAGCCTGAATGCTCCCGACACCATGGGCGGGCAGTTCGCCCTCGACGTCCAGGGCCTCGAGCGGATCAAGCACAGCGCCCGCCAGACCCCGGGCGAGGGGCTGGACGCCGCGGCCAGGCAGTTCGAGGCGCTGTTCGTGCAGATGATGATGAAGAGCATGCGCGACGCCGTGCCCTCGTCGGGCCTGCTCGACAATCGCCAGACCGAGTACTTCCAGGAGCTGCTCGACAAGCAGTGGTCCCAGGGCATCGCCGAGCGCGGCGTCGGCCTTGCCGAGCGGTTGACGGCGCAGCTCGAGGGCCGCCACGGCGGCGCGACGCCTTCCCGCGATGGAGAGCTCGAGGCGTTGATCGCCGGCATTCCCCGCGGCACGCCGCGCCCCCTCGAGAATGCCCTGCGCCCGGAGGAGAGCGGCGAGGTGGAGACCGCCGCGATGCCGGCCTCCTTCCTCGACGCGCTCCAGACCACCGCTCCGGTGGATACCGCCTCCGAACCTCGTGACGACCGACCTGCCCACGTGCGCGACTTCCTCGAGCGCCTGGAGGCGCCCGCCCGGGCGGCCAGCCGTGCCTCCGGTGTGCCGGCCGAGCTGATCCTGGCCCAGGCGGCGCTGGAGACCGGCTGGGGCCGCCACGAGATCGCCACCCCCGGCGGCGGCAACAGCCACAACCTCTTCGGCATCAAGGCCGGCAGCACCTGGCGGGGCGAGACCACCGAGATCCTCACCCACGAGGTGATCGACGGCCGGCGCCAGGCCGTGCGCGACCGCTTCCGGGTCTACGGCTCCTTCGAGGAGGCCTTCACCGACTACGCTCGACTGATTGGCGACAATCCGCGCTATGCCGGCGTGCTCTCGGCGGGCAGCGCCGACCAGGCCGCCCGGGCCCTGCAGCGGGGCGGCTACGCCACCGACCCGGCCTATGCCGACAAGCTGATCGCCGTGATGGACACCCTCGGCCCGCTGGCTGGCGACAGGACCCTGGCGAGCCGCGGGCCCGTCTCGCCCTACGCCGCTTCGTACTGA
- a CDS encoding flagellar basal body L-ring protein FlgH, whose product MKAGRFDGGRCLRGLCVLMMVLLGGCAQVPRASVVGEQEQIMIPDRPVPRANGSIYQAHRGYQPLFEDRRPRMVGDILTIVLDEEVSASKNARSNADRNGSSSLGFDQQADAIEQLTALGFDISASGESDFEGGGGSEANNSFTGTITVSVVEVMNNGNLRVRGEKQIAINQGTEFIRFAGVVNPRTITGQNTVPSTSVADARIEYVGNGYINEAQHMGWLQRFFLNVSPF is encoded by the coding sequence ATGAAGGCCGGAAGGTTCGACGGCGGGCGATGCCTGCGCGGGCTCTGTGTCCTGATGATGGTGCTGCTGGGCGGGTGTGCCCAGGTGCCACGCGCCTCGGTGGTCGGCGAGCAGGAGCAGATCATGATCCCGGACCGGCCGGTGCCGCGGGCCAACGGCTCCATCTATCAGGCGCATCGGGGCTACCAGCCGCTGTTCGAGGACCGCCGGCCGCGCATGGTGGGCGACATCCTGACCATCGTGCTGGACGAGGAGGTCAGTGCCAGCAAGAACGCTCGCTCCAACGCCGATCGCAACGGCTCCTCGAGCCTCGGCTTCGACCAGCAGGCCGACGCCATCGAGCAGCTGACCGCGCTCGGCTTCGATATCTCCGCCTCCGGCGAGAGCGACTTCGAGGGCGGCGGCGGCTCCGAGGCCAACAACTCCTTCACCGGCACCATCACCGTCTCGGTGGTGGAGGTGATGAACAACGGCAACCTTAGGGTGCGCGGAGAGAAGCAGATCGCCATCAATCAGGGCACCGAGTTCATCCGCTTCGCCGGGGTGGTCAATCCGCGCACCATCACCGGCCAGAACACCGTGCCCTCGACTTCGGTGGCGGATGCGCGCATCGAGTACGTCGGCAACGGCTACATCAACGAGGCGCAGCACATGGGCTGGCTGCAGCGCTTCTTCCTCAACGTCTCGCCCTTCTGA
- the flgB gene encoding flagellar basal body rod protein FlgB, which translates to MIDRLEASLNFHQQALGLRQERQKVLASNIANADTPGYKARDMNFASELNKAVQQGGSEGLSLSRTSSRHLEGQGLPSGSRDLLYRVPAQPSLDGNTVDMDRERTQFADNSVRYQAALTILNSRIQGLKKAMQPE; encoded by the coding sequence ATGATCGATCGGCTCGAAGCCTCTTTGAACTTCCACCAGCAGGCCCTGGGGCTGCGCCAGGAACGCCAGAAGGTGCTGGCCAGCAACATCGCCAATGCCGATACGCCGGGCTACAAGGCCCGCGACATGAACTTCGCCAGCGAGCTCAACAAGGCCGTGCAGCAGGGCGGGAGCGAGGGACTTTCGCTGTCGCGGACCTCCTCGCGCCATCTCGAGGGCCAGGGGCTGCCTTCGGGCTCGCGCGACCTGCTCTATCGGGTGCCGGCCCAGCCGAGCCTCGACGGCAACACCGTCGACATGGACCGCGAGCGCACCCAGTTCGCCGACAACTCGGTGCGCTACCAGGCGGCGCTGACGATCCTCAACAGCCGTATCCAGGGCCTCAAGAAGGCCATGCAGCCCGAATAA
- a CDS encoding flagellar hook-basal body complex protein, with amino-acid sequence MGFSQALSGLNAASSSLDVLGNNIANSQTVGYKSSSAQFASVFAGAKGLGTKVSTVMQDFGAGNIEATGRSLDLAISGQGFYRFQQDGEVVYSRNGQLSMTADGFLENAQGARLMGYGLNAQGEVQVGGQPEVLNISSEELAARATSDVFTTLNLDARNIAGDGLSQTQVTTNLKNPENIANQEQLDYHYANNFSVYDSLGQAHSVSIYYEKRPEAENSWLAKVVMDGYYDMKSDPVGKATGEVTSAAEKGADVSKSSADALISSMKETESSLSSLKAAMSTAAATAAAEPGADADSVRKAVNDAAGQFASSAGFTLSDVLDKYLNGQKIEPAQNAVLAAYVDKINTDMDAETTSADVVTAVDNVDPMTEATVVSEFGRFVDSKSASIISGSDAEYSEVATSSLAAIKSALGGSDISTDVASAQGIDVDADAATVAAVQKVVSNVANDALIGINDPEIISAVNAVEAADDGASTVSAIVTATSAADPGEAFEAFGTNDFVVEFNEDGTLKRVGQPELTDNGIEYSDVANNAPQISFASDATTPLGGATNELKFNIDLGNTTQFGNNSQVGELTQNGYASGSLVGITIEDDGTVMRNYTNEQSQAAGQIVLANFRNPEGLKAVGDNAWTATEGSGQELVGVAGTGLLGSIQSGAIETSNVDLAKQLVDMIVTQRAYQANSQTIKTQDEVLQASINLSR; translated from the coding sequence ATGGGTTTCTCACAAGCGCTCAGCGGCCTGAACGCCGCCTCCTCCAGCCTCGACGTGCTGGGCAACAACATCGCCAACTCCCAGACCGTGGGTTACAAGAGCTCCAGCGCGCAGTTCGCGAGCGTCTTCGCCGGCGCCAAGGGCTTGGGTACCAAGGTTTCGACGGTGATGCAGGACTTCGGTGCCGGCAATATCGAGGCCACCGGACGCAGCCTCGACCTCGCCATCAGCGGCCAGGGCTTCTATCGCTTTCAGCAGGACGGTGAGGTGGTCTATTCGCGCAACGGCCAGCTCAGCATGACCGCCGATGGCTTCCTGGAGAACGCGCAAGGCGCACGTCTCATGGGCTACGGTCTCAACGCTCAGGGTGAGGTGCAGGTCGGTGGTCAGCCTGAAGTGTTGAACATCTCGTCGGAGGAGTTGGCGGCGAGGGCCACCTCGGATGTCTTTACGACCCTGAATCTCGATGCACGAAACATTGCTGGTGACGGCCTGAGTCAAACTCAGGTAACGACTAACCTGAAGAACCCTGAAAATATTGCTAATCAAGAGCAGCTTGATTACCACTATGCCAATAACTTCAGCGTGTATGACTCTTTAGGCCAGGCGCACAGCGTCTCGATTTACTACGAGAAACGACCCGAAGCCGAGAACTCTTGGCTTGCGAAGGTCGTTATGGATGGGTATTACGACATGAAGTCTGATCCGGTAGGCAAGGCGACCGGAGAAGTAACCAGCGCCGCTGAAAAAGGCGCCGACGTATCGAAGAGCTCGGCGGATGCGCTGATTAGCTCGATGAAGGAAACAGAGTCCAGTCTTTCGTCCCTTAAGGCTGCGATGAGCACGGCAGCGGCAACAGCTGCAGCAGAACCGGGTGCGGATGCCGATTCGGTCAGAAAAGCCGTTAATGACGCCGCAGGGCAATTTGCTTCTTCTGCAGGCTTCACGTTAAGCGATGTCTTGGATAAATATCTGAACGGGCAGAAAATTGAGCCAGCACAAAATGCAGTGTTGGCCGCTTATGTCGATAAGATAAATACCGATATGGATGCAGAGACAACGAGTGCCGATGTTGTCACTGCAGTCGACAATGTTGATCCTATGACCGAAGCGACCGTTGTTAGCGAGTTCGGGAGGTTCGTGGACTCCAAGTCGGCATCGATCATTTCAGGATCCGATGCCGAATATTCAGAGGTTGCGACCTCCTCTTTGGCTGCTATCAAGAGCGCTCTTGGTGGAAGTGATATCAGCACCGACGTGGCGAGTGCTCAAGGCATCGACGTGGATGCGGATGCAGCGACGGTTGCCGCCGTTCAGAAAGTGGTAAGCAACGTCGCGAACGATGCTCTAATCGGTATCAATGATCCGGAAATTATCAGTGCCGTAAATGCCGTTGAGGCAGCGGATGACGGCGCATCAACAGTTTCAGCCATTGTGACCGCCACATCGGCAGCAGATCCAGGTGAAGCCTTCGAGGCCTTCGGTACCAACGACTTCGTCGTAGAGTTCAATGAAGATGGCACATTGAAACGTGTGGGGCAGCCGGAGCTGACAGATAACGGGATCGAATATTCCGATGTCGCTAACAACGCTCCCCAGATTTCATTCGCCAGCGATGCAACGACTCCCCTCGGTGGAGCAACCAATGAGTTGAAATTCAACATCGATCTGGGGAATACGACACAGTTTGGTAACAACTCGCAGGTTGGAGAGCTCACTCAAAACGGTTACGCCTCAGGCTCGTTGGTCGGCATCACTATCGAGGATGATGGCACCGTGATGCGCAACTACACCAACGAACAGTCCCAGGCGGCTGGGCAGATCGTGCTGGCCAACTTCCGCAACCCCGAGGGGCTAAAGGCGGTAGGTGACAACGCCTGGACGGCCACGGAGGGGTCGGGCCAGGAGCTGGTGGGGGTCGCAGGCACCGGTCTGCTGGGCAGCATCCAGTCCGGGGCCATCGAGACCTCCAACGTGGACCTGGCCAAGCAGCTGGTGGACATGATCGTCACCCAGCGCGCCTACCAGGCCAACTCCCAGACCATCAAGACCCAGGACGAGGTCCTCCAGGCCTCGATCAACCTGAGTCGCTAA
- a CDS encoding flagellar basal body P-ring protein FlgI translates to MALLLCCLVALPVQAERLRELAGFAGVRDNALVGYGLVVGLDGTGDQTMQAPFTGQSLTNMLSQLGITVPPGTNMQLRNVAAVMVTADLPPFARPGQRVDVVVSSVGNADSLRGGTLLMTPLKGADGDTYAIAQGNLLVGGAGASAGGASVQINQQAGGRISGGATVEREVPLALGANGGLLELELNSSDFGTVQRVVSAINREFGRLVAAARNGRVIALDGPRDANARVNFMARVENIEVTPPEAPARVVLNSRTGSIVLNGAVTLRQAAVAHGNLSIVIDTDVGVSQPNPFGGGETVVVEDTEISIQQQPGTLKVVEGANLLDVVDALNSLGATPNDLMSILEALKAAGSLRAELEII, encoded by the coding sequence ATGGCGCTGCTCCTGTGCTGCCTGGTCGCGCTGCCGGTCCAGGCCGAGCGCCTGCGCGAGCTGGCCGGCTTTGCCGGGGTGCGCGACAACGCCCTGGTGGGCTACGGCCTGGTGGTCGGCCTGGACGGTACCGGCGACCAGACCATGCAGGCGCCCTTCACCGGCCAGAGCCTGACCAACATGCTCTCGCAGCTGGGCATCACCGTGCCCCCCGGCACCAACATGCAGCTGCGCAACGTGGCAGCGGTGATGGTCACCGCCGACCTGCCGCCCTTCGCCCGGCCGGGGCAGCGGGTCGACGTGGTGGTCTCCTCGGTCGGCAACGCCGACAGCCTGCGCGGCGGCACCCTGCTGATGACGCCGCTCAAGGGCGCCGACGGCGACACCTACGCCATCGCCCAGGGCAACCTGCTGGTGGGCGGCGCCGGAGCCTCCGCCGGCGGCGCCAGCGTGCAGATCAACCAGCAGGCCGGCGGGCGGATCAGCGGCGGCGCGACCGTGGAGCGCGAGGTGCCGCTGGCGCTGGGGGCCAACGGTGGGCTGCTCGAGCTGGAGCTTAACAGCAGCGACTTCGGCACCGTCCAGCGGGTGGTCAGCGCCATCAACCGCGAGTTCGGCCGCCTCGTGGCCGCCGCCCGCAACGGCCGGGTGATCGCCCTGGACGGCCCCCGGGACGCCAACGCCCGGGTCAACTTCATGGCGCGCGTCGAGAACATCGAGGTCACGCCCCCCGAGGCGCCGGCGCGGGTGGTACTGAACTCCCGCACCGGCTCCATCGTGCTCAACGGCGCCGTCACCCTGCGCCAGGCGGCGGTGGCCCACGGCAACCTCTCCATCGTCATCGATACCGACGTGGGCGTCAGCCAGCCCAACCCCTTCGGCGGCGGCGAGACCGTGGTGGTCGAGGACACCGAGATCAGCATCCAGCAGCAGCCCGGCACCCTCAAGGTGGTGGAGGGCGCCAACCTGCTCGACGTGGTGGATGCCCTCAACTCCCTGGGCGCCACGCCAAACGACCTGATGTCGATCCTCGAGGCCCTCAAGGCGGCCGGATCGCTACGCGCCGAGCTGGAGATCATCTGA
- the flgC gene encoding flagellar basal body rod protein FlgC has protein sequence MSMFSIFDISGSAMSAQSQRMNVTASNLANADSVAGPDGEAYRAKQVMFESRARTRDGIGGVGVREVVDDPSPMRQEYRPGHPLADEAGYVTMPNVDPVGEMVNMISASRSYQANVEVMNTNKQLMLKTLTLGEG, from the coding sequence ATGTCGATGTTCTCCATCTTCGATATCTCCGGCTCGGCCATGAGCGCCCAGTCGCAGCGCATGAACGTCACCGCCAGCAATCTGGCCAACGCGGACAGCGTCGCCGGCCCCGACGGCGAGGCCTACCGGGCCAAGCAGGTGATGTTCGAGAGCCGCGCCCGGACCCGCGACGGCATCGGCGGCGTGGGCGTGCGCGAGGTGGTGGACGACCCCTCGCCCATGCGCCAGGAGTATCGCCCCGGCCACCCCCTGGCCGACGAGGCGGGCTACGTGACCATGCCCAACGTCGACCCGGTGGGCGAGATGGTCAACATGATCTCCGCCTCGCGCTCCTACCAGGCCAACGTCGAGGTGATGAACACCAACAAGCAGTTGATGCTCAAGACACTGACCCTGGGCGAGGGATAA